In Erigeron canadensis isolate Cc75 chromosome 1, C_canadensis_v1, whole genome shotgun sequence, a single window of DNA contains:
- the LOC122583010 gene encoding pentatricopeptide repeat-containing protein At1g59720, chloroplastic/mitochondrial isoform X2: MFLTTTPSPAVADYVQPTNHHRRLLQLLDQCTSMSRLKQIHAHTLRTTSTAHPHTLFVHSRILHFASLHDLNYAFRFFHTHIEKPNSFAWNTIIRACSKSSHRKHEAILLYLKMLCEGDVAPDKHTFPFVLKACAYLFAISEGKQLHAHIVKFGLASDVYINNSLIHLYGSCGSLEDARDVFDEMPERSVVSWNVMIDTLVQLNEFDDALMCFREMQQTFTPDSFAIQSILRACAGLGALSLGMWAHAYILRSCSSEMADDVLVNNCLLDMYCKCGTLETANLVFKRMRKRDVTSWNSMIIGFAMHGQVMKALEYFRQMVDEGGIKPNSITFSGVLSACRHSGMVNEGRNYFTIMATSYGIEPVLEHYGCLVDLLARAGLIAEALDTVSNMPIKPDVVIWRSILDACSKKTMGIEISEEMAKKIMESEEGSNFSGVYVLLSRVYAVARKWNEVGSVRKLMMDKGVTKEPGCSTIEIDGVAHEFFAGAFAK; encoded by the exons ATGTTTCTAACAACCACACCTTCTCCGGCGGTGGCTGACTACGTGCAACCGACCAACCATCACCGGCGTCTCCTTCAGTTGTTGGACCAATGCACCTCCATGTCTCGGCTCAAGCAAATTCACGCCCACACGCTTCGTACTACCTCTACTGCTCACCCACATACCCTTTTTGTCCATAGTAGGATTCTCCATTTTGCATCTCTACACGACCTCAACTATGCTTTCCGTTTCTTCCATACTCATATTGAAAAGCCTAATTCTTTTGCTTGGAACACTATTATAAGAGCTTGTTCTAAAAGTAGCCATAGAAAGCACGAAGCCATTTTACTCTACCTTAAGATGTTATGTGAAGGGGATGTTGCCCCGGATAAGCACACGTTCCCTTTTGTGCTTAAGGCTTGTGCGTATTTGTTTGCTATTTCTGAGGGAAAACAATTGCATGCGCATATTGTCAAATTTGGGCTTGCCTCagatgtatatattaataatagttTGATTCATTTGTACGGGTCGTGTGGGAGTTTGGAGGATGCGCGGGAtgtatttgatgaaatgcctgaaAGAAGTGTCGTTTCGTGGAACGTCATGATTGATACTCTTGTTCAGTTGAATGAGTTTGATGATGCGTTGATGTGTTTTCGTGAGATGCAGCAAACTTTCACCCCAGATAGTTTTGCAATTCAGAGCATCTTACGGGCTTGTGCTGGCTTGGGGGCGTTATCTCTAGGGATGTGGGCTCATGCGTATATCTTAAGGAGCTGCAGCTCAGAAATGGCTGATGATGTTTTGGTGAATAATTGTTTGCTAGATATGTATTGTAAATGTGGAACATTAGAAACTGCTAACTTGGTATTTAAAAGAATGAGAAAACGTGACGTGACATCATGGAACTCTATGATTATTGGATTCGCAATGCACGGGCAGGTAATGAAAGCTTTAGAATATTTTAGACAGATGGTGGATGAAGGAGGGATAAAGCCCAATTCCATTACATTCAGCGGGGTCTTAAGTGCTTGCAGGCACAGTGGCATGGTCAACGAGGGTCGAAACTATTTCACCATTATGGCAACAAGTTATGGCATTGAACCAGTTTTGGAGCATTATGGGTGTTTGGTTGACCTCCTGGCTAGAGCCGGGCTCATTGCAGAGGCACTAGATACTGTGTCCAACATGCCCATTAAACCAGATGTGGTAATCTGGAGGAGCATTCTTGATGCTTGCTCAAAGAAGACCATGGGAATAGAGATTAGTGAAGAAATGGCTAAAAAGATTATGGAGTCGGAAGAAGGGAGTAACTTTAGTGGTGTGTATGTTCTTTTGTCCCGAGTTTATGCAGTGGCTCGTAAGTGGAACGAGGTTGGTTCTGTCAGAAAGCTAATGATGGATAAGGGTGTAACCAAGGAGCCTGGCTGCAGTACCATTGAGATAGATGGTGTGGCTCATGAGTTCTTTGCAG GTGCATTtgcaaaataa
- the LOC122583010 gene encoding pentatricopeptide repeat-containing protein At1g59720, chloroplastic/mitochondrial isoform X1 — translation MFLTTTPSPAVADYVQPTNHHRRLLQLLDQCTSMSRLKQIHAHTLRTTSTAHPHTLFVHSRILHFASLHDLNYAFRFFHTHIEKPNSFAWNTIIRACSKSSHRKHEAILLYLKMLCEGDVAPDKHTFPFVLKACAYLFAISEGKQLHAHIVKFGLASDVYINNSLIHLYGSCGSLEDARDVFDEMPERSVVSWNVMIDTLVQLNEFDDALMCFREMQQTFTPDSFAIQSILRACAGLGALSLGMWAHAYILRSCSSEMADDVLVNNCLLDMYCKCGTLETANLVFKRMRKRDVTSWNSMIIGFAMHGQVMKALEYFRQMVDEGGIKPNSITFSGVLSACRHSGMVNEGRNYFTIMATSYGIEPVLEHYGCLVDLLARAGLIAEALDTVSNMPIKPDVVIWRSILDACSKKTMGIEISEEMAKKIMESEEGSNFSGVYVLLSRVYAVARKWNEVGSVRKLMMDKGVTKEPGCSTIEIDGVAHEFFAGDTSLLQL, via the coding sequence ATGTTTCTAACAACCACACCTTCTCCGGCGGTGGCTGACTACGTGCAACCGACCAACCATCACCGGCGTCTCCTTCAGTTGTTGGACCAATGCACCTCCATGTCTCGGCTCAAGCAAATTCACGCCCACACGCTTCGTACTACCTCTACTGCTCACCCACATACCCTTTTTGTCCATAGTAGGATTCTCCATTTTGCATCTCTACACGACCTCAACTATGCTTTCCGTTTCTTCCATACTCATATTGAAAAGCCTAATTCTTTTGCTTGGAACACTATTATAAGAGCTTGTTCTAAAAGTAGCCATAGAAAGCACGAAGCCATTTTACTCTACCTTAAGATGTTATGTGAAGGGGATGTTGCCCCGGATAAGCACACGTTCCCTTTTGTGCTTAAGGCTTGTGCGTATTTGTTTGCTATTTCTGAGGGAAAACAATTGCATGCGCATATTGTCAAATTTGGGCTTGCCTCagatgtatatattaataatagttTGATTCATTTGTACGGGTCGTGTGGGAGTTTGGAGGATGCGCGGGAtgtatttgatgaaatgcctgaaAGAAGTGTCGTTTCGTGGAACGTCATGATTGATACTCTTGTTCAGTTGAATGAGTTTGATGATGCGTTGATGTGTTTTCGTGAGATGCAGCAAACTTTCACCCCAGATAGTTTTGCAATTCAGAGCATCTTACGGGCTTGTGCTGGCTTGGGGGCGTTATCTCTAGGGATGTGGGCTCATGCGTATATCTTAAGGAGCTGCAGCTCAGAAATGGCTGATGATGTTTTGGTGAATAATTGTTTGCTAGATATGTATTGTAAATGTGGAACATTAGAAACTGCTAACTTGGTATTTAAAAGAATGAGAAAACGTGACGTGACATCATGGAACTCTATGATTATTGGATTCGCAATGCACGGGCAGGTAATGAAAGCTTTAGAATATTTTAGACAGATGGTGGATGAAGGAGGGATAAAGCCCAATTCCATTACATTCAGCGGGGTCTTAAGTGCTTGCAGGCACAGTGGCATGGTCAACGAGGGTCGAAACTATTTCACCATTATGGCAACAAGTTATGGCATTGAACCAGTTTTGGAGCATTATGGGTGTTTGGTTGACCTCCTGGCTAGAGCCGGGCTCATTGCAGAGGCACTAGATACTGTGTCCAACATGCCCATTAAACCAGATGTGGTAATCTGGAGGAGCATTCTTGATGCTTGCTCAAAGAAGACCATGGGAATAGAGATTAGTGAAGAAATGGCTAAAAAGATTATGGAGTCGGAAGAAGGGAGTAACTTTAGTGGTGTGTATGTTCTTTTGTCCCGAGTTTATGCAGTGGCTCGTAAGTGGAACGAGGTTGGTTCTGTCAGAAAGCTAATGATGGATAAGGGTGTAACCAAGGAGCCTGGCTGCAGTACCATTGAGATAGATGGTGTGGCTCATGAGTTCTTTGCAGGTGACACATCTCTTCTTCAACTATGA
- the LOC122604229 gene encoding CWF19-like protein 2 codes for MLSGLKFIPRDQLDKGDDEKSNDSDLRKSYKKKTKSRHHDDGSERIKKRSKKKWYSSEEDSFSNSDASGSGSDEDTKMHMKRKERKRKEKSKSKKSRREYSSDSEDGDDYDKLVKKAHKKGKGRSGKNCESDMDGNDGVSNESVVREKMGLEWMLRPKDDVEQKAASTSDLLEETPVKEIKKVNPRELNPYFKNDGSGYPEEADGSKSAESDLLSTSVVGDGGASWRLKALKRSQEQAAREGKELDEVVAERWGSLGKLAVSVASATAAPSHAHLHAIKNRVRRQAREQPGDQYDPERDNEKGTPARMRVPRPDDSLSWGKRKNQNMSAKDADVISSALSSLQKFPDDGSFLQKFNSSADGDRRVLTDVSESEQPSHSEIKPSLSTNSGRRVMSDVSKSEEPSCTDIKPAMSANQLAAKVLQLRMKGKHEEAEKLMKEVEVHEVKSNADTIRSNPQGDGTTSRYIMHSLKTRQQKKEEDSDMHVARSIMQNKKYSISGQADDEYDNDGGPKRKKQSKGGNAPNSTGNARFEKHILTQKERCNFCFENPKRPRHLVVAIANFTYLMLPQWQPVVPGHCCILPMQHELATRSVDDNVWDEIRNFKKCILMMFAKQEKEVVFLETVMGLAKQSRHCLIECIPLPPEVAKQAPLYFKKAIDEAEEEWSQHNAKKLIDTSEKGLRHSIPEDFPYFHVEFGLKKGFVHVIDDESQFKSSFGLNVIRGMLRLPAEDMHRRHKYDSIDTQKEAVTNFARDWEPFDWTKQLD; via the exons ATGCTTTCAGGTTTGAAATTCATACCCCGCGATCAGCTCGATAAA GGGGATGATGAGAAGTCGAATGATTCAGATTTAAGGAAAAGCTACAAGAAGAAAACAAAGTCCCGTCATCATGATGATGGATCCGAGAGAATTAAGAAAAGGTCTAAAAAGAAGTGGTATTCCTCGGAAGAAGATTCATTTTCAAACTCAGATGCAAGTGGAAGTGGTAGTGATGAGGATACAAAGATgcatatgaaaagaaaagagaggaagaggaaagagaaaagCAAGTCGAAGAAATCAAGAAGAGAATATTCCAGTGATAGTGAAGATGGCGATGATTATGACAAATTAGTCAAGAAAGCCCATAAGAAGGGCAAGGGCAGATCAGGCAAGAATTGTGAGAGTGATATGGATG GAAATGACGGTGTATCTAATGAGAGTGTTGTAAGGGAAAAAATGGGATTGGAATGGATGCTTAGACCTAAAGATGACGTGGAACAAAAAGCTGCATCAACTTCTGATTTGCTAGAAGAAACTCCTGTTAAGGAG ATTAAAAAGGTGAATCCACGAGAGCTAAATCCCTACTTCAAAAATGATGGAAGTGGCTACCCAGAGGAGGCAGATGGATCAAAATCTGCAGAAAGTGATCTGTTGTCAACTTCTGTAGTGGGGGATGGAGGTGCAAGCTGGAGACTTAAAGCCTTGAAGCGTTCCCAGGAGCAAGCAGCTCGTGAAGGAAAAGAACTTGATGAG GTAGTTGCAGAGCGGTGGGGTTCTTTGGGTAAATTAGCAGTTTCTGTGGCATCAGCAACTGCTGCGCCATCTCATGCTCACCTTCATGCCATTAAGAACAGAGTTAGACGTCAGGCTAGGGAGCAGCCAGGTGATCAATAT GACCCTGAAAGAGATAATGAGAAGGGAACGCCTGCTAGAATGAGAGTGCCCAGGCCTGATGATTCTTTATCATGGGGGAAGCGGAAAAATCAAAACATGTCGGCTAAGGATGCTGATGTCATTTCTTCTGCATTGTCCAGCTTACAGAAGTTTCCAGATGATGGGAGTTTCTTGCAAAAGTTCAATTCGTCTGCAGATGGTGACAGGAGAGTTCTAACCGATGTGTCCGAGTCTGAACAACCATCTCATTCAGAAATAAAGCCTTCATTGAGTACAAACTCTGGCAGGAGAGTTATGTCTGATGTTTCTAAATCCGAAGAACCATCTTGTACAGACATAAAGCCTGCAATGAGTGCAAACCAGTTGGCTGCTAAAGTCTTGCAGCTACGTATGAAAGGAAAGCATGAAGAAGCTGAGAAGCTTATG AAAGAGGTAGAAGTGCATGAAGTGAAAAGCAACGCAGATACCATCAGATCCAATCCACAGGGTGATGGGACCACAAGCAG GTATATCATGCACAGCTTAAAAACACGTCAacagaaaaaagaagaagactCAGACATGCATGTGGCTCGATCCATAATGCAAAACAAAAAGTATAGTATTTCTGGTCAGGCAGACGATGAATATGATAATGATGGGGGACCTAAGAGAAAGAAACAGAGTAAAGGTGGTAATGCTCCCAATTCAACAGGAAATGCACGCTTTGAAAAGCATATCTTAACCCAGAAAGAGCGCTGTAACTTTTGTTTTGAGAACCCTAAGAGACCACGACATCTAGTTGTTGCAATTGCCAATTTCACATACTTAATGTTACCTCAATGGCAGCCTGTTGTACCTGGCCATTGTTGCATATTGCCCATGCAG CACGAGTTAGCGACCAGAAGTGTTGATGATAATGTTTGGGACGAGATAAGGAATTTTAAGAAATGTATTTTAATGATGTTTGCAAAGCAAGAGAAAGAGGTGGTATTTCTTGAAACGGTGATGGGTTTGGCAAAGCAGAGCAGGCATTGCTTGATAGAATGCATCCCGTTGCCTCCAGAAGTTGCTAAACAGGCTCCACTGTATTTTAAGAAG GCCATAGATGAGGCTGAAGAAGAATGGAGCCAACACAATGCCAAGAAATTAATAGATACAAGTGAAAAGGGGTTACGTCACTCTATACCGGAAGACTTCCCATACTTCCATGTAGAGTTTGGTTTGAAGAAAGGGTTTGTTCATGTAATTGATGATGAATCACAATTCAAGAGCAGTTTTGGTCTGAATGTTATAAGGGGTATGCTTCGTTTGCCTGCAGAAGACATGCACCGTCGCCACAAATATGACTCTATAGACACTCAAAAAGAAGCTGTCACAAATTTTGCTCGGGATTGGGAGCCTTTTGACTGGACCAAACAACTTGATTAA